Below is a genomic region from Gadus macrocephalus chromosome 14, ASM3116895v1.
actcactctccgtctctcccccctcccgtcactctcactcactctccgtctctctcccccctcccgtcactctcactcactctccgtctctccccccccccccccccccgtcactctcactcactctccgtctctctcccctcccgtcactctcactcactctccgtctctctcccccctcccgtcactctcactcactctccgtctctctccccccctcccgtcactctcactcactctgtctctcccccctcccgtcactctcactcactctccgtctctcccccctcccatcactctcactcactctgtctctcccccctcccatcactctcactcactctgtctctcccccctcccatcactctcactcactctgtctctcccccctcccgtcactctcactcactctctgtctctcccccctcccgtcactctcactcactctaatCCGATCATCATTTCTCAGCATCGATCCATCTCTGCTGCCATTTCTCCTTCTCACACCCGTCTgcaactctctctgtctggcccagtatcacacacacacacacacacacacaccccccccccccccccggtctcccCCTCTGGTTGGTATTGATAAGCCTGCCTGTGCCGTCCCGGTGCGGCGGCGGTGGATCACCTGCTGTGAGCGCGGGTTAGCCGTCACCTCCCCCGCCGCCGTGCTAACACGCTACGGCTACACCACTGGAGCCCTGCCCTTCACACCAGATCcattagtcacacacacacacacacacacacacacacacacacacgcacacacgcacacacgcgcgcgcacacacacacaacctcccacacacacacacacgtccccccccacacacacacacacacgtcccgcccccacacacacacacacacacacgccccgcGTGGCATGCAAGAATGGTCCAAACTAATACACAAAATCGAAATGTCATTTAGTGTCAAAGGGTCAGAACAGAGACTCCCGGATCGGTGTGGACCTCTGAGAGGAAGGAGAACGATGGAGCCCCACAGAGCGGGAGAAAGGGCCGATTCATATCGACACACTAACCATccatcacacaccacacacatccaTCACACACCACTAATGCAATGCACTCGCTCGAGCCTGTATTCTGACAACAAACGTTTCTTGTTGATGAAATTTACAAAAACTAGAAAGTTTAGAAGAGAAACAGAAAACCGAAGAGGATAACGATCCCCATCAATTACTGCGCTCGCTGTTAGCTGGCCGTATCgagctcagtctctctctctctctctgcggtgGAAAATAAGACTAAATGTTGTTGAGGAGCTTCGTAATGAGAGCTTCAGGACTGCAGGGTAAGCAGACTATTTTTGAAGGGATCACTTTGAAGTATTAATCCACAGTAGTGAAGAATGCTGACGCAAGTTTGGCCCGAAAGGAACAGAGTATGAGCTTCTTACTGGGTGTCATGTGTGTATCTGAGGATCAAATGTTAATGTGATTAGCGTTTGCTTTGAACATCAGCAACAGCATTCTGATGTAATCACATGTGTAAACACACGCTTGTGTTTCCTCGGCGGACCTTTAGAAGTCTCCGCGTCCAGCTCGCTTAACGTGGGTTCAGGATCGGGTGAGAAGCACTTTAATCCAAATTAAAAGACGCAGCGCTTTAATAAACAGATTTAATGATGACAGCGAAATGCTTCAAGACATTGTGCAACTTAATTTCAAAAGTAAAGTTCAGAGCCTTTTTAAGTGTCTCATTTTCTAATCAAATATCTACATTTGCATCTCCTTCCAGAAATGTTTGGATCAAATGGGAGATTCAACTATTCAAATGTTTCTTTATAACGTTTAATTATTCCAATATGCAGATGAGTAGTTAGACTAGAGAGTGCAGGCCAGGTAAAGAGCACCGTCATCAAACGAGATAAAGCCAAACAGTGACGGGAGGATTAGCATCTCATTAGCttgtgtgaaacacacacacgcacaaaggaGTGTACGCAAGTGGATAGACATTCTGTGAGCACACACGGttgcgcacgcatgcacgcacacgcagacacacacacaaacctcataTTTTTCACCATGCGTCAGCAGTTTGCCAGTGCTAATGAGTGTTACAGCATGAAGAATAACagagtcccacacacacacacaaacaatatacATTTTTGGGGGAACACAAAGCCTTAGATGTATGCATTTATCCATGTTTGTACTATTGTCTACTTTCTAAACCATGTTTCACACTTAACCATGTCCTTAACCTGTTTTTTCCACTGCATCTACACACTTTAATATATTGAGAAGTACTGGCACTGGGACACTTTATAGTTCATACAGTTTACCACCGTTTTCTCCTTACTTTAGCGTTCACATTGGCATTTATTTTGTTACGCTAGCACTACCCAGTGTTTTTATTGTACTATATTATCTCCCGTGTCTTCCACTGCTGTAACAAAGGAATCCCCCCTCAGGGGGACTAATACAGCTGGATCCATCGATCTATCCATCACTCCATCTAAGAGGCGCTGAACCTCACTGGGGAGACCCCAGCCTCAGCCTCCCCCAGGGTGGGTCTCACCTGTAGGCGGGCAGGGTCTTCAGCCCGTAGGTGAGGGCCCTCCCCCAGACGCCCAGGTTCACGCAGGCGTCCAGCGCCAGGTCCGCCACCCTCAGCTTGTGGACGTTGTCGTCGGGGACGGCGCCCTCCGTGGCCGACAGCAGAGAGCCACAGGCCTCCAGCAGGGCCGTCCACTCTGAGCGCCGGAGCTCAGGGAAACACCGCGGAGTTCACGGAGCACTCGGATTGGTTCTTTATTAATGCTACCTGCATCCCGCTGCGTTGGGATTGAACCGCGGCGCAGTGCGGTCATGAAACATGAGACTAACGCTGACACCCAAAGCCTCTTGAATGTGGTGGATTAGTTGAAGGGAAGGCAGAGAGGTGCTTTAGTTTAATTCGTGGTCTGAGCTCCACCGAGGGTTCACCTTGGGACGAACTCAAACTAACAACAAAACCCAAGAGAAAGGTAACCTAAACAGACGCAAACATGGAAATTAAAAACAATCCTGGATAGATTCCTGTTGTTGTCATCCGGTACGAAGAGATTCTATCATCACTTCAGGACTTCATTAATTAAGCCCCAATAGAGAAGCAGGAAGTCATTAACGAGGTGCTAACGGAGGTGAACTGGCCGTATAACGTTTCTCTGCTTCGGCCAGAAAGGGAAGGGAAGGTCAACCCAAGGTCGTTAAGAACCTAGGAACCCAGAGAACCAGGAGGTAGAACCGACAGATGTTTCAGATTcctgagtatcggccgatacagAGTTTATAGCGATACAGCAACTGGCATCGTAGATGCTAACAGAACTTGTTCTTATTGAATggttctcttacgatgacaGCAATGTTGAACTTACTTACTTAGTGTCGAACGCAAGCATAACAGCGTAGTGTTGCTGTTCTCTGCCTGTGTAGTAAATGAGCTGGTCATGTGACGGTATGGGATCGCGCATAGATTCTGTACTCATCGATACCCCGATAATCCATTTTAGGCAGAATCGGAGGAATTTTTCATAGTGGTATCGGTACAACTCTAGTAGAAACCAAGTATTCAGATGAGAGATGATGACTCCATGAGGGAGCTCTGAAATGATCCTAATATATGTAATAAATTTTAGTAACAcaaggaaaaaaatatttgaaatagGAGAAAGTCGATTTTACACTCGCTCGCATTGAATGGTTGTTGTGGTTCTTGGCGAGGGAAGGATACGGGAGTCCGCCTGCAGCCCCTCCAGTCGGTGGAGCGCCTGCTCCAGGGGCCGCCAGCACGATTCCTCCCCACAGAGCATGGCTCCgtcctggggagagaggagggacagcaGCTCACCCACCACGCCTCTCAGAGCCCCCCACCGCTCAACCAACGGTGAGCTGACTGAGATCTTCTGACTGGTGGTCGTGTGGCGGAAAGGCTAGAGGCAGAAGATCACAACGCAGGAGCAGGGAGAAGGACAATAAGAGCTGGAGCCTCTCAGGCTACTCCAGCTaacagaaaaccttccacattTCATAAACCCGTTTATGCACGTGAAGAAGGCTGATCCAGGACCAGACGACCAATGACGCAGCCTCACACGACAGGAGACCCAGCAGAGANNNNNNNNNNNNNNNNNNNNNNNNNNNNNNNNNNNNNNNNNNNNNNNNNNNNNNNNNNNNNNNNNNNNNNNNNNNNNNNNNNNNNNNNNNNNNNNNNNNNCActtgatggacacacacacacacacacacacacacacacacacacacacacacacacacacacacacacacacacacacacacacacacacacacacacacacacacacacacacacacacacacacacacacactccaaaggTGCAGTGGCTTCATTTTAAGAGAATGGTGTCCTTTAAAGAACACATCCTGAGGGGAGATTCACTCTGGCCACAGATGATACCCCCAGGACCCCGGTGGTTGTCACAATATGCCATCTCATATGGAAGCTATGCACTTTGGAATTATCGTGAAATGCAATGTTATTGCTGCAGGCATTACCGTATAGTAGGTGTTCCAAGAAATTAATTTGGCTCTGACATTATCATCAGACGAGTCCTGAGACACAAGAAGGAGTATAACGTAAAGAGGTTTGTTTCTGGAAATATGATACACCCAtgattattcaaacaaaaataatgtttttttatggATTAAGCCTGCATCAATTATGGATACCAAAGGCCTGGATTGTATTATGATATTAAGTAAACATTGCGATAAAACGCTCGTACCAGGaatatttttaaacattgaGACATCGATATTATTTCATGTGTGCACAAGACACGTCAGTGCACacatctaacacacacacacaacacacacacacacacacacacacacacacacacacacacacacacacacacacacacacacacacacacacacacacacacacacacacacacacacacacacacacaccagatgcaGCTCTACAGGAGTCAATCAGAGGAGTTCCACTGAGATCACTCTGTAATGTCTCCCGCTGGGACCACTGGGAGCGCTGGGACCACTGGGAGCGCTGGGGaccactgggaccactgggaccactgggagcactgggagcactgggaccgctgggagcactgggaccgctgggagcactgggagcactgggaccgctgggagcactgggaccgCTGGGACCACTGGGAGCACTGGAGCACTGGGACCACTGGGAGCGCTGGGAgcgctgggagcactgggagcactgggagctGAACATCTCACCGACGCAGACAGGAGCCAGCGCGTGGTCAGCTAGGACCGGGGGGCAGGACTAGGGTTAGGGGGCAGGACTAGGACCGGGGGCAGGACTAGGGTTAGGGGGCAGGACTAGGACCGGGGGCAGGACTAGGACCGGGGGCAGGACTAGGACCAGGGGGCAGGACTAGGACCAGGGGGCAGGGCTAGGACCAGGGGCAGGACTAGGACCGGGGGGCAGGACAAGGACCGGGGGGGCAGGACTAGGACCGGGGGGCAGGACTAGGACCAGGGGGCAGGACTAGGACCGGGGGCAGGACTAGGACCGGGGGGCAGGACTAGGACCGGGGGCAGGACTAGGGCCCTTCGGGGGCAGGACTAGGACCAGGGGGCAGTACTAGGACCAGGGGGCAGGACTAGGACCGGGGGGCAGGACTAGGACCAGGGGCAGGACTAGGACCAGGGGGCAGACTAGGACCAGGGGCCAGGGACTAGGACAGGGGGCAGTACTAGGACCAGGGGGCAGGACTAGGACCGGGGGGCAGGACTAGGACCGGGGGCAGGACTAGACCGGGGGGCAGGACTAGGACCAGGGGGCAGGACTAGGACCAGGGGCCAGGACTAGGACCAGGGGGCAGTACTAGGACCAGGGGGCAGACTAGGACCAGGGGGCAGGACTAGGGACCAGGGGGCAGGACTAGGACCGGGGGGCAGTACTAGGACCAGGGGCAGGACTAGGACCAGGGGGCAGGACTAGGACCAGGGGGCAGGACTAGGACCGGGGGCAGGACTAGGACCGGGGGGCAGGACTAGGGCCCTTCGGGGCAGGACTAGGACCGGGGGGCAGGACTAGGACCGGGGGGCAGGACTAGGACCGGGGGGCAGGACTAGGACCGGGGGGCAGGACTAGGACCGGGGGGCAGGACTAGGACCGGGGGGCAGGACTAGGGCCCTTCGGGGGCAGTTAGggggaggtgccttgctcatgaGCAGCTCGACACACTCTCATCCCTCTCCTGTTGGTGGAGATAGTGCTGAAGTAACAGGCCCTGCTGGAtgagatcaacacacacacacacacacacacacacacacacacacacacattcacacacacacacacacattcaccactaaggtagaccccccccccccccccctgccccgtcCCGTGACAGAACCGGGAGGTCCAGTGGCTCACAGAGACagacctgagggggggggggcacctgtcTGGGGGCCCAGGGGGGCACCTGTCTGGGGGCCCAGGGGGGCCCCGCTGTCGAGTTGTCCTCGGATATGGAacaggcagagtgtgtgtgtggggggggggggggggcaaatgctgagaggagagtggaaaggagaggagtgaggagtgaggagagaggagaggagagaggggagaggggaggaggaggagagaggggagaggagaggagtgaggagaagagaagagaggagagaggagagaggagagaggagaggagaggagaggagaggggagtgagggagtgaggagaggagagaggggagaggagagagagggccagtTAAGGCCATGAGATGGGAATTAGAGTAGAAATAACTCTCTAAATTAAAACAGAATAACAAGTGTCCGATAATGTAAATGCCATGCACAGTCTACCTCATTTACCTGCACAATACTAATTCGGTGAGaatcggggtgtgtgtgtgtgtgtgtgtgtgtgtgtgtgtgtgtgtgtgtgtgtgtgtgtgtgtgtgtgtgtgtgtgtgtgtgtgtgtgtgtgtgtgtgtgtgtgtgtgtgtgtgtgtgtgtgtgtgtgtgtgtgtgtgtgtgtgtgtgtgtgtgtgtgtgtgaacccagCCGCCATCAGAACTCAGCGCCCCAGGCAGGAGCGTGGGTCTCTCTGAGCTTGTGTACAGTGAACAGTGCATGGCTCAAACCGTCCAGCCAACCTCTCATTCCTGAGCCGGTCTCCGCTTGGCTTTCCTTTGCCCTTTGCTAAAGTCACTTTGGAGAGTGATTACGTTTTACCAATTGGATGCTTCTTTGAGTTGCATTAAATTAGATCTGTAAAGATGTTCTGATCATCTGGATCCTGTTATTCCATTCCATGTTAAAATGTATATGAATTGATACCATGTTATAAATTGCTCACGTTAAAATGTTAGCATGTAAACTTCCTTGCAGTAATCATTGTTTTTACATATAGgaaaggaccacacacacacacacacacacacacacacacacacacacacacacacacagtgagctaCTGTAGTTAAGCAGGGGAAGCACAGTGTGGACACACATAAATTAAGAACCACAACCTCCGAGAGCAATTACCTGAATTGGCCCcttacacccacccacacacacacccacacacacacacacacccacacacacacacacacccacacacacacacacccacacacacacacacacacacccacacccacacacacaccaatttaAACAGTGATCTTGGAACTAAATTTAATGAGGTTCAGAGAACGgttaactttttatttattgGGACTGAATTCAGAGATTCCATCCACCGAGCCGAGAGACCGTGAGGTAGTAGACCACCGAGCAGAGAGACCGTGAGGTAGTAGACCACCGAGCAGAGAGACCGTGAGTGAGTAGACCACACGGACTGCTGGGCTAGGCTCAGTTCAGGGCTGGCTTTTCAACCACCAACTCTCTGACCTTGGATAGTTTGAGAAGAGAACAGCggacagagagatgagagagcgacagacacaCAGCGTTTGAGGGGAGCAGAAATAAACATGGACAATGCGAGTTGTGTTTTAATGACTGCAAGGCCCTGAGACCGGCCCAGAATGGAGACACATTTCAAAGGCTGGTTTTTTTACTGGTCTTTTTTTGCTCTCCTGCTTTACTTGATGAAGAGcagagacagaaaaacacaagaacacaaaGTGCAAGGACACCGAGGTGGAACCGAGCTGGGAAGAAAAGCCCGGAAAACACCGGTCGCTTTAGACAGTCAGCCAAGTCCACAAATAGGACAAACCCTTACAAAAAGCAAACCAAATGTTATCACGATAGAATACATTTCTTCACCTTTTAATCTGCAAAGTATTACCACTCACTGGAATACATACACTGCAGCTATTATTAGTGACATTTCTAAATCAGAAACCAAAAGTAAACTAAAACCAAAGTAAACCAGAGCCAACGGACCCAGGTCCTGGCCTGGAGCGTCCCTGAGCTGAGCGCCACCGCGTGGTCGAGGACCAGAGATGCAGAGCGAGACGACCAGCTGGACCCAGAACAAAGCCCTggagacacaggcacacataccgCTCAGACACAGACCTAGTGCTGCTAATGAACACGAGAAGCA
It encodes:
- the LOC132472369 gene encoding histone-lysine N-methyltransferase SMYD3-like codes for the protein MLFASSFSSTCPAPGPAPYPAPGSASISDNCRLCSGSSWSSRSASLVLDHAVALSSGTLQARTWPFRHTTTSQKISVSSPLVERWGALRGVVGELLSLLSPQDGAMLCGEESCWRPLEQALHRLEGLQADSQWTALLEACGSLLSATEGAVPDDNVHKLRVADLALDACVNLGVWGRALTYGLKTLPAYRRYYPDPHPAHGLQLMRVGKLHHYLGNTEEAMDLLRQGYEILRITHGEENPLTQRLSLKLEQCRAEIRLS